The Tissierellales bacterium region GAACTATAGGTTTAGAAGCTATTAAAAATATTATTAATCATCCTCAACTTAAGAATTTACCATTTTATTTAGAAACACCAAATGAATTAGAAGGATATAAGGAAGAAATAGAGTTATTAGAAAAATTAAAAGATTGATTATAAAGGTGAGTTAATGGATTTAAAAGAATATATTATGCAAAAATCAGAAGAATTAAATATAGATGTAATTAGTTTTACAGATTGTAGTCCTTTGGGACAGGTAAAAGATTATATAGTGGAAAGAAAAAATAAAGGGAATCAAACAGAATTTGAAGAGGACAATATAAATAAAAGGATAGATCCTAAAGTAACACTAGAAAATTGTAAAACTATTATAGTTTTAGGATTGTCTTATAATATAGATTATCATGAAAAAGTAGACTTTAAATTAAAGGGGAGTCTTTCGAAATCTTCTTGGGGTATAGACTATCATTTAGTATTGAAAGAAAAAATGGAAAATCTTATAGAAGAAATAAAAAAGATAAAAGATTTTGATTATAAATATTTTGTAGATACAGGACCATTAATAGATAGAGAAATTGCTAAAAATGCAGGTATAGGCTATTATGGGAAGAATTGCTCTATTATTAATGATGAATATGGTTCATTTATATTTATAGGATATATATTGACTAGTTTAGATATTGATTTTCGACCTGTTGAAGCTAAAAATCATTGCGGGGAATGTACCTTATGCTTCAAAGCTTGTCCTACTGGAGCCTTAAAGGAACCCTTTAGACTAAATCCAAAAAGGTGTATTTCTTATCTCACTCAAACAAAGGACAATATCCCTTATGAATTAAGAGATAAAATGGGTGTGAAAATTTATGGTTGCGATACTTGTCAAATGGTATGCCCTAAAAATAAAGATGTGAAAAAAGGTAGTAATGAATATTTTATTCCTAGGGAAACTAAAGGATGTGTCAATATAGAAGAAATATTAAAAATGTCTAACAGAGAGTTTAAAGAAAAGTATGGTAAAATGGCTGGTAGTTGGAGAGGGAAAAATATTTTAAAAAGAAATGGGATAATTGCCCTTGGAAATATGAAAAAGAAAGAGCATATAGAAACTTTAAAATCTATGTTGGAAAATGAGGCAAGCCCTATGATTAGAAAATATGCTGCCTGGGCTATTTTAAATATAGATAAGGAAATAGCTAAAGAAATTATTAG contains the following coding sequences:
- the queG gene encoding tRNA epoxyqueuosine(34) reductase QueG, which encodes MDLKEYIMQKSEELNIDVISFTDCSPLGQVKDYIVERKNKGNQTEFEEDNINKRIDPKVTLENCKTIIVLGLSYNIDYHEKVDFKLKGSLSKSSWGIDYHLVLKEKMENLIEEIKKIKDFDYKYFVDTGPLIDREIAKNAGIGYYGKNCSIINDEYGSFIFIGYILTSLDIDFRPVEAKNHCGECTLCFKACPTGALKEPFRLNPKRCISYLTQTKDNIPYELRDKMGVKIYGCDTCQMVCPKNKDVKKGSNEYFIPRETKGCVNIEEILKMSNREFKEKYGKMAGSWRGKNILKRNGIIALGNMKKKEHIETLKSMLENEASPMIRKYAAWAILNIDKEIAKEIIRETLKNEENESVKTELYKLLKYNDIKFGN